From one Lolium rigidum isolate FL_2022 chromosome 4, APGP_CSIRO_Lrig_0.1, whole genome shotgun sequence genomic stretch:
- the LOC124650282 gene encoding uncharacterized protein LOC124650282 codes for MGFQVAAVVPSPCARSAASSAPSTSSRFPFLGGRARLASSGGGLLARRRGSAVQPAGCALSASIDGMGGGDTEFLRRIEELAASAGVRTAGCGWPPSLERSAGGVGLPLSLRMLKRKKQQQQVPPQSRWDEQLLGSAGESVGRAFSSMLLIVRELQSFALQQMQQGDDLRLQAVLARARGETHDSFVWLFQHIFAGTPALMLSLMLLLADFTVHSMSHSLADAVPPSPPSAASVVDSEPSTQLFDAGAVKTFSVGRTASVGGGSGDGGGDAPPVAGAPGDDHESRYSLGRVAPQQLAPLAGGTSAEKVLLPDAAGEDEQAVWERMLGEASRMQASARAEELSDPEVLGNLVAPVVVEVEAEDVAEYARTEQWYELAVAEEPGNSLILANFAQFLYLTRNDHKRAEHYFERAVRADPADAEALSRYATFLWKARDDVAAAEETYQEAIAADPGNAHYAAAYAHFLWNTGGDETCYPLD; via the exons ATGGGCTTCCAGGTcgccgccgtcgtgccgtcgccgTGCGCGCGCTCCGCCGCCTCGTCGGCGCCCTCGACATCCTCGCGCTTCCCATTCCTGGGCGGCCGCGCCAGGCTCGCGAGTTCGGGCGGCGGCCTTCTGGCGCGCCGGCGCGGAAGCGCGGTTCAACCCGCTGGGTGCGCGCTGAGTGCCAGCATAGACGGCATGGGCGGCGGGGACACGGAGTTCCTGAGGAGGATCGAGGAGCTCGCGGCGTCCGCTGGGGTGCGGACGGCGGGGTGCGGGTGGCCGCCGAGCCTCGAGCGGAGCGCGGGCGGCGTCGGGCTTCCGCTGTCGCTGCGAATGCTCAAGCgcaagaagcagcagcagcaggttcCACCCCAGTCGCGGTGGGACGAGCAGTTGCTGGGCTCTGCCGGCGAGTCGGTGGGGCGCGCCTTCTCCTCCATGCTGCTCATCGTGCGGGAGCTGCAGAGCTTCGCGCTGCAGCAGATGCAGCAGGGCGACGACCTGCGGCTGCAGGCCGTGCTGGCGCGCGCCCGCGGCGAGACGCACGACTCCTTCGTCTGGCTCTTCCAGCACATCTTCGCCGGCACCCCGGCGCTCATGCTCTCCCTCATGCTCCTCCTCGCCGACTTCACCGTCCACTCCATGAGCCACAGCCTCGCCGACGCCGTCCCTCCGTCCCCACCCTCCGCCGCCTCGGTTGTCGACTCCGAGCCGTCCACCCAGCTGTTCGACGCGGGTGCGGTCAAGACGTTCTCCGTCGGCCGGACGGCCTCGGTAGGCGGGGGCAGCGGGGACGGCGGGGGCGACGCTCCGCCCGTCGCGGGCGCTCCCGGCGATGACCACGAGTCCCGCTACAGCCTGGGCCGCGTCGCGCCGCAGCAGCTGGCGCCGCTAGCGGGTGGGACGAGCGCGGAGAAGGTCCTCCTCCCCGACGCTGCCGGCGAGGACGAGCAGGCCGTCTGGGAAAGGATGCTCGGCGAGGCTTCGCGCATGCAGGCCAGCGCGCGCGCCGAGGAGCTGTCCGACCCGGAAGTGCTGGGGAACCTCGTCGCGCCGgtcgtggtggaggtggaggcggaggacgtGGCCGAGTACGCGCGGACGGAGCAGTGGTACGAGCTGGCCGTGGCCGAGGAGCCCGGCAACTCGCTCATCCTCGCCAACTTCGCGCAGTTCCTCTACCTAACGCGGAACGATCACAAGCG GGCGGAGCACTACTTCGAGCGGGCGGTGCGGGCGGATCCGGCGGACGCGGAGGCGCTGAGCCGGTACGCGACGTTCCTGTGGAAGGCGCGGGACGACGTCGCCGCGGCGGAGGAGACGTACCAGGAGGCCATCGCGGCCGACCCCGGCAACGCGCACTACGCCGCCGCCTACGCGCATTTCCTCTGGAACACCGGCGGCGACGAGACCTGCTACCCGCTCGACTGA